In Corynebacterium frankenforstense DSM 45800, the DNA window GCCTCGGCCTCGTCGACGAGCAGGACGGGGATGCCCTCGTCGATGCGATAGGCGATCCCGAGGCGCTCGTTGACCAGACGCTGCTCCTTGTCCAGATAGACCAGCGGGCCCTTGTCCTTCGGGCACACCAGCACGTCCAACAACTTCGGGTCCAGGCTCATGAGCCCAGATACTACCCGTGGGCACCGTCCGGGGCGGGTCGGGGTGACCCGCCCGGCGCGGCGGGGCGGGCCCGCCCGGCCCTCGCGGTGCACGGCGCCGAGCAGGACGGCCCGATCACCGTCGTGGCACGCCGGGGACCGGTGCCGCCGGCACCGGTGGCGGCATTCATGCCCGAAGGCTCATGGCCGCCGCACCGGTCCTGCAGCAGGAACGCACGAAACGACGGAGAGGGTGCCCCCGCGGACGGGGACACCCTCTCAGGTGCGCGAAGCACTCACCGCCGCCCGGGCGCTCACCGGCGCTCGGGCGGCGCGCTGCGGCGCTTCAGCCGCACGCCGTCACTTCCCGGCGGGGATGACCGGCGTCTCGGCCCAGCTGCGGGCCTCGGCGTTGGCGGCGTCGACGCGCTCGCGCTGCTCGGCGACGCGCACGCCCGCGGTGCCGCCGTGGGTCGAGCGGGAGGCGACGGCGCCGTCGATGGTCAGCACCTCGCGGACCTCGGGGGTCAGGCGGGGGTCGACGCCCGCGAGCTCCTCGTCGGTCAGGTCTACCAGGTCCACGCCGCGGGACTCCGCGATGCGCACGCACTGCCCCGAGGCCTCGTGGGCCTCGCGGAAGGGCACACCCTGGCGGACCATCCACTCGGCCAGGTCGGTGGCCAGGGTGAAACCGCGCGGGGCGAGCTCGCGCATGCGGTCCTCGTGGAAGGTCAGGGTGCCCACCAGGCCCGTCATCGCGGGCAGCAGCAGGTTGAGCTGGGCGACGGCGTCGATGACCGGCTCCTTGTCCTCCTGCAGGTCGCGGTTGTAGGCCAGCGGCTGCGCCTTGCAGGTCGCCATCAGGCCGGTGAGGTCGCCGATGAGCCGGCCGGTCTTGCCGCGCGTGAGCTCGGGGACGTCCGGGTTCTTCTTCTGCGGCATGATCGAGGACCCGGTCGACCACTCGTCGGCCAGCGTGACGTAGCCGAACTCCGGGGTGGACCAGGCGATGATCTCCTCGGCCAGGCGGGACATGTCGACGGCGATCTGGGCGAGCACGAACGCGGCCTCGGTGGCGAAGTCGCGGGACGCGGTGGCGTCCAGCGAGTTCTCCGCCGCCGACGCGAAGCCGAGCTCCTCGGCGATCGCGTCCGGGTCCAGGTGCAGCGAGCTTCCGGCCAGCGCGCCGGAGCCGTAGGGCGAGACCGCCAGGCGGTCGTCCAGGTCCCGGATGCGGTCCAGGTCGCGCAGCAGCGGCTGGGCGTGCGCCAGCAGCGAGTGCGCCAGCAGGATCGGCTGGGCGGCCTGGAAGTGGGTCTTGCCCGGCATGATCACGTCCGGGTGGGCCTTGGCCTGCCCCGACAGCGCCGCGACCAGGTCGGTGACCTGGACGGCGACGTCGCGCACGGCGTCGCGCAGCCACATGCGGAACAGCGTGGCCACCTGGTCGTTGCGCGAACGCCCGGCACGCAGCCGGCCGCCGACCTCGGGGCCGACGCGGTCGATCAGGCCGCGCTCCATGGCGCCGTGGACGTCCTCGTCGGTCGGCTCGGGGCCGAAGGTGCCGTCGGCGACGTCCCGGCCGAGCCGGTCGAGGCCGTCGAGCATCGTGGCGAAGTCGTCGTCGGTGAGCAGCCCGGCGTTGTGCAGCACGCGCGCGTGCGCCTTGGAGGCGAGCACGTCGTACGGCGCGAGCACCCAGTCGAAGTGGGTGGACACGCTCAGCGCGCTCATCGCCTCGGCGGGGCCGCCGGAGAAGCGGCCGCCCCACAGGGCTCCCTGGTTGGTTCCGTGCTTGGCCGGCACTCTAGCGGGCCTCGCGGTCGCGACGGTTGGCGATCTTGCTGGACAGGCCGTGCAGCTGGACGAAGCCCTTGGCCAGGGTCTGGTCGAAGGTGTCGCCCGTGTCGTAGGTCGCCAGGTTGAAGTCGTAGAGCGAGTGGCTCGAACGACGGCCGTTGACGGTGATCTTGCCGGCGTGCAGGACCATGCGGATGTCGCCGGTGACGTGCTCCTGGGTGGACTCGATGAAGGCGTCCAGGGAGCGCTTGAGCGGGCCGAACCAGAGGCCGTCGTAGACCTCCTCGGACCAGCGGGCCTCGACGAGGCGCTTGTAGCGGGCGAGCTCGCGCTCGAGGGTGACGTCTTCGAGGGCCTCGTGGGCGGTGATCAGGGCGATCGCACCCGGGGCCTCGTAGACCTCGCGGGACTTGATGCCGACGAGGCGGTCCTCGACCATGTCGAGGCGGCCGATGCCCTGGGCGCCGGCGCGGCGGTTGAGCTCCTCGATGGCCTGCAGCATGGTGACCTTGCGGCCGTCGATGGCGACCGGGCGGCCGGCCTCGAAGGAGATGATCAGCTCGTCCGGGGCGGCGGACAGCGACGGGTCCTCGGTGTAGGAGTAGAGGTCCTTCGTCGGCGGGTTCCACAGGTCCTCGAGGAAGCCGGTCTCCACGGCGCGGCCCCAGACGTTCTGGTCGATGGAGAACGGGGACTTCTCGGACTGCTCGATCGGGAGCTTGACCTCCTCGGCGAAGGCGATGGCCTTGTCGCGGGTCCAGGCGTAGTCACGCGCCGGGGCGACGATCTCGAGCTCGGGGGCGGTGTCCATGAAGCCGACCTCGAAGCGGACCTGGTCGTTGCCCTTGCCGGTGCAGCCGTGGGCGACGTGCGTGCCGCCGTGCTCCTTGGCCGCCTGGACCAGGTGGTTGACGATCAGCGGGCGCGAGATCGCGGAGACCAGCGGGTACTGCTTCATGTACATGCCGTTGGCCTTGACGGTGGGCAGGCAGTAGTCCTCGGCGAACTCGTCCTTGGCGTCGACGACGACGGCCTCGACCGCGCCGCAGTCCAGGGCGCGCTGGCGCACCGAGTCCATGTCCTCGCCACCCTGGCCCAGGTCCAGGGAGACGGCGACCACGTCGGCGTCGAGCATCTTGCCCAGGTACGGGATGGCCACGGAGGTGTCCAGGCCTCCGGAGTAGGCCAGAACCACGCGATTCTTCATGTCTTTCGTCTCTTTCCTTAGCGTGTGGACAATGATTTCAAAGTGCCTGCGGCGACCGCTGCCATTCTAGCGGCGGCCGTCCGCTCCCCCGGCGAGGAGGTCACCGAGCTCGGCGCCCGTGACGGGTTCGCGGGCGAGCACGAAGACCGTGTCGTCGCCGGCGATGCAGCCGACGACCTCGGGCATGCCGACGCGGTCGATGAAACTGGCCAGGTACTGCGCCGCCCCGGGCGGGGTGCGCAGCACGGCCGTCTGGCCGGAGTGGTCGACGCCGGCGACGAGCTCGTCGAGCATGCGTCGCAGCTTCTGCCGGGGCCCGGCCGGTCCCACCGCGGCGCCGTCGGCGGTGCCGCCCACGGCGTAGTGGGCCCGGCCGCCCTCGGGCGGGCGCACCTTGCGCGCGCCCAGCTCGTCGAGGTCGCGCGAGAGCGTCGCCTGCGTGATGTCGATGCCCTCGTCGAGCAGGAGCTCGGAGAGCTGCACCTGACTGTGCACGCGGGTGCGCCCCAGGATGTCGAGGATGCGCGCCTGGCGGGCGGTGCGGGTCACCGGGGTGCTCACGCCCGCTCCCCCGCCGCCGGCTGGTGCTCGAGCAGCCAGACCAGCAGCGCCTTCTGGGCGTGCAGGCGGTTCTCGGCCTCGTCGAAGACGACCGACCGCGGGCCGTCGATGACCCCGGAGGTGACCTCCTTGCCGCGGTAGGCCGGCAGACAGTGCAGGAAGATGGCGTCGTCGGCGGCGGTGGCCATCAGCTCCTCGGTCACCCGGTAGTCGACGAAGATCTCCTCGCGGTTGAGCCCGTCGTTCTCCTGGCCCATCGACACCCAGGTGTCGGTGATGACCACGTCGGCGCCGGCGACGCAGCCGGTGTCCGCGGTCACGGCGACGGTCGCGCCGGTCTCGGCCGCGCGCTTCTCGGCGCGGGCGACGAACTCCTCGGCCGGGTGGAAGCCCTCCGGGGCGCAGACCGTGATGTCCATGCCCGCGGTGGCGAAGCCGATCAGGTACGAGTTGGCCATGTTGTTGGCGCCGTCGCCGAGGTAGACCGCGCGGCGCCCCTTCAGGCCGGCCGGGCCCTGCCCGGGGCACAGCTTCTCCACGCAGGTCTGCAGGTCGGCGAGGATTTGGCAGGGGTGCAGGTCGTCGGTCAGCGCGTTGACGATGGGCACTCGGGAGGTCTCCGCCATGTCGACGAGGTTCTGCTGGGCGTAGGTGCGCCAGACGATCGCGGAGACGAAGCGGGAGAGCACCGCGGCGGTGTCCTGCAGGGTCTCGCCCTTGCCGATCTGCGCGTTCTTCGTCTCGACGACGATCGCGTGCCCGCCGAGCTGCGCCACACCGGCGTCGAAGGAGAAGCGGGTGCGCGTGGAGGTCTTGTCGAAGAGCACGGCGACGGACTGCGGCCCGGCGAAGGTCTGCTTCGAGTACGGCTCCGCCTTCAGCGCGGCGGCGAGTTCGAGGACCTCGGCCTGCTCGGCCGGGGTGAGGTCGTCGTCGGCCAGGAAGTGCCTGACGGCGGGGGTCTCGGTGCTGTTCTGGGTCATGTGGATGTCTTCCTTCCCGGTCCTGCTCAGTTCTTCTGGTCCGGCCCGCCGGACGCTCCGCCGTCCCCGGCCTCCGCGACCGCCGCGGCGAGCGCGGCGGCGAGCGCGGCGGCGGTGGCCTCCACCCCGGCGTCGATCTCGGCGTCGGTGACCACCAGCGGCGGCACGAAGCGCAGCACGTCCGCGCCGGGGGCGTTGAGGACGACGCCGTGCGTGCGTCCCAGTTCCACGGTCCGCTTGGCGACGTCGCGTTCGAGGACGGCGGCGCGCATCAGTCCGCGTCCGCGCACCGACGCCACGCCCTCGACCTCGCCGAGGGCCGCGGCGAGGCGCTCGCCGCGGGCGCGGACCTGGGCGAGGAAGTCGTCGTCGACGGTGTCGAGGACGACCCGCGCGGCCGCGCAGGCGACGGGGTTGCCGCCGAAGGTGGTGCCGTGGTCGCCGGGGCGGAAGAGCTCGGCGGCGTCGCCTGCGGCGAGCACGGCGCCGATCGGCAGGCCGGCGCCGAGCCCCTTGGCCAGGGTGACCACGTCGGGGACCACGCCGGCGTCCTCGAAGGCGAAGAAGGTGCCCGTGCGTCCCACGCCCGTCTGCACCTCGTCGACGATCATCAGCAGGTCGAACTCGTCGCACAGCTCGCGCACGCCGGCGAGGAAGCCCTCGGGGGCGGGCACCACACCGGTCTCGCCCTGGACGGGCTCGAGGATGACCGCCGCGGTGTCGGCGGGGTCCATCTCGATGAGCGCGCGCAGGTAGTCGAGGTCGCCGTAGGGGTAGAACTCGGCGCCGCCGGGCAGGGGCGCGAAGATGTCGCGCTTGGCCGGCTGGCCGGTGATCGACAGCGCGCCCATGGTGCGGCCGTGGAAGCCGTGGTGGGCGGCGAGGACGCGGGTCTTGCCGGTCTTGCGGGCGAGCTTGAGGGCGGCCTCGTTGGCCTCGGTGCCGGAGTTGCAGAAGAAGGCGCGGGTGGCGCCGGGCTCGGCCGGGGCTCCGGCGGCGACGAAGCGCTCGACCAGGCCCCGGGCGACGTCGACGACCGGCCGGCTGCCCAGCAGGTTGGACACGTGGGTGAAGTGCCCGGCCTGCTCGGCGAGCGCGTCGGCGACCTCGCGGTTGCCGTAGCCGAGCGAGCTGACGGCGATGCCGCCGAGGAAGTCGACCAGGTCCTCGCCGTCGGCGGTGGTCAGCGTGGCGCCGTGGCCGTCGACGATCTCGACCGGCGGGACCGGGTAGGTGTGCATGAGGTAGCGGTCCCAGCCGGCGAGCGTGGTGCCCGTGGTGTCGGTGGTGTCCGTCATGAGTTATCGTCCTTCCTGAAGACCTTGCCGTCGGGGTAGTCGGCGGCGTCGTAGCCGTCGGGCAGCACCATGGTGCCCACGCCGCCCATGGTCAGCAGCTCGAGGAGCACCGAGTGCGGCACGCGGCCGTCGATGACGTGGGCGGCGTTGACGCCGGACTCCACGGCCCGCAGGCAGGCCTCCATCTTGGGGATCATCCCGGAGTCCAGCTTCGGCAGCGTCTCGCGCAGCTCGGAGACGAGGATCTTGGAGACCAGCGACTCGTGGTTCGGCCAGTCGGTGTAGAGGCCCTCGACGTTGGTGAGCACGAGGATGCGCTCGGCGCCCAGGGCCGCGGCCAGGGCGCCGGCGGCGGTGTCCGCGTTGACGTTGTAGACCTCGCCGTGCTCGCCGGGGGCGATCGTGGAGACCACGGGGATGCGCCCGGCGTCGATGAGGTCCATCAGCGAGGAGGCGTCGACGTCGACGATGTCGCCGACCAGGCCGATGTCGGTGGGTGTGCCGCCGACGTCGACCAGGCGCTTGCGCGCGGAGAACAGCCCGGCGTCCTCGCCCGAGGTGCCCACGGCGTAGGGCCCGTGGGAGTTGATGCGTCCGACGAGGTCGCGGCCGACGTGGCCGAAGAGGACCATGCGGGCGATCTCCATGACCTCCGGGGTGGTCACGCGGAAGCCGCCCTTGAACTCGGGCTCGAGGCCGACGCGGGTGAGCATCTCCGAGATCTGGGGCCCTCCGCCGTGCACGACGACGGGCTTGGCGCCGACGGTGCGCAGAAAGACCATGTCCTCGGCGAAGGCGTCCTTGAGGGCGTCGTCGACCATGGCGTTGCCGCCGTACTTGACCACGACGATCTTGTCGCGGAAGAACTGCAGCCACGGCAGCGCCTCGGCTAGCACCGCGGCGCGGTCCGCCGAGCTCAGCGCCGCGCACCGGCTGGCGGCCTGGCCCGCGGAGGGCTGCGTGCCCGCCGCCGAATCAGTTGCTGGTGTCATCTGTCTGCTCCGGTTTGTCTGTCTGCTAGCTGCTGTAGGCCGAGTTGATCTCGACGTAGGCGTGGGAGAGGTCCGTGGTGCGCACGGTGCCGTGGCCGTGACCGCCCAGGCCGAGGTCGACCTGGACGTCGATGTCGGCGCCGCTCAGGTCGACGTCGCGCGCGCCGGGTGCACCGGCGGAGTCGACGCAGACCGGGGTGCCGTTGAAGGTCACGGTGATGTGGTCGGGGTCCATCTCCACCGGGGCCATGCCGACGGCGGCGAGCACGCGGCCCCAGTTCGGGTCGGAGCCGAACATGGCGCACTTGACCAGGTTGTCGCGCCCGATCACGCGGGCGGCGGTGCGGGCCTGCCCGTCGTCGACCGCGCCGGTGACGGTGATGGCCACGCGCTTGGTCACGCCCTCGGCGTCGGCCTGCAGCTGGGCGGCCAGGTCGCGGCAGGCGGCGAGCACGGCGGCGTCGAAGGTCTCGGCGTCGGGGGTGACGCCGGAGGCGCCGGAGGCCATGGCCACCACGGTGTCGTTGGTGGAGGTCGAGCCGTCGACGTCGAGGGTGTCGAAGGTGACCTCGGCGGCGGCGCGCAGGGCGGCGTCGAGCCGGGCGGCCGGGACGTCGGCGTCGGTGGTCAGGCAGACGAGCATGGTCGCCAGCGACGGCGCCATCATGCCCACGCCCTTGGCCATGCCGGCGACCGACCAGCCGTCGCCGGAGACGAGGACCTCCTTGCTGCAGGTGTCCGTGGTCAGGATCGCGCCGGCGGCGGCCGCGCCGTGCTCGGCGTCCTCGCCCAGCCCCGCGGCGAGCGCGTCGACGCCGGAGCGGACCTCGGCCATGGGCATCGGCTCGCCGATCAGGCCCGTCGAGCAGACGCCGACCTCGGCGGCGTCGAGATCGAGCGCGGCGGCGGCGCGGGACTGGATCTCCTCGGCGTCACGGTCGCCGGCCACGCCGTTGCAGGCGTTGGCGTTGCCGGAGTTGTAGACCACGGCGCGCAGCGTGCCGTCGGCGACGGCGGCGCGGGTGACCTTGACCGGCGCGGCGACGACCTTGTTGCGGGTGAACAGCGCGGCGGCGGCGGAGCCTGCGGTGTTGACCACGATCGCCATGTCCGGGTTGCCGGAGGGCTTGATGCCGGCGGTGACCGCGGCGGCGGAGAAGCCGGCCGGCGAGGTGACGTGACCGTCGCGGGTGACGGTGAGATCCATTGGGGTGTGTCCTTTCGGAACGGTTGTGACGGGCTCGGTGGGGTGCCCCGGAGGGGCGGGACGCGTCAGGGGGCGACGGCGGTGGTCGGCAGCCCGGCGGTCTCGGGCAGGCCGAGGGCGAGGTTCATGCACTGCACGCCGGCGCCGGCGGTGCCCTTGGTCAGGTTGTCGATCGCGGCGGTGGCCAGCAGGCGCCCGGAGGCGGCGTCCACCTCGACCTGCACGTGGCAGGTGTTCGCGCCGAGCACCCACTGGGTCTGCGGCTGCACGCCCTCGGCGAGCAGGGTGACGAAGGGCTCGTCGGCGTAGAACTCCTCGTACACCGCCCGGGCGGCGGCGGTGTCGGTGCCCGCGGCGGCCTCGGCGAGCGGCGCCGAGGCGACGGTGAGGATGCCGCGCGGCAGGGGCGCGAGCACCGGGGTGAAGCTCACCGAGACCGGCTCCTCGGAGTACTCGCCGAGGTTCTGGGCGATCTCCGGGGTGTGGCGGTGGCGCCCGGCGGTGTTGTAGGCGCGCAGCGAGCCCATCGTCTCGGCGCCGAGGTTGGTCACCACCGGCTTCTTGCCGGCGCCGCTGACGCCGGAGACGGAGGTGACGGTCACCTCGGGGGCCACCAGCCCGGCGGCGACGGCGGGCAGCAGGGCGAGGGTCGCGCCCGTCGGAAAGCAACCGGGCAGGGCGATCCGCGTGGCCCCGGCGAGCTCCTCGCGGTGGCCGGGCATCTCGGGGATGCCGTAGGGCCAGGAGCCGGAGTAGTCGCCGCCGTACCAGTGGGCCCAGTCCCCGGCGTCGGTGAGGCGGTGGTCGGCGGCGCAGTCGATGACGACGGTGTCCTCGGGCAGCTGCGCGGCGATCTCGGCGGAGTGGCCGTGCGGCAGGGCGAGGAAGACGACGTCGTGGCCGGCGAGGTGCTCGGCGTCGGTGGGCTCGATGGTGCGGCCGAAGAGCTCGGGGGCGTGCGGCAGCGCCTCGGAGACGGGGGTGCCTGCGGAGCTGGCGCCGGTCAGCGCGCCGATCTGGAGGTTCCCGGCGAGGTGCTCGGGGTGGCCGAGCAGGAGGCGGACGAGTTCGCCGCCCGCGTATCCTGTGGCGCCGGCGATTGCTACGGAGACTGTCATGTGGGTCACCCTACACTCTATGCAGTCCCGTGCAAATTATTCATTGCCGACGGCGCGTCGGTCCCACCCCCGGGCCCCACCCGTTGCGGCGTCTTCCGACGCCGCAACCAGAGGACGAACCGGCGCCTGCGGGGCCGTCGCCGAAAAAGACGCGGCGCCGTCCGCGCATGAAAGAACCCCGCACCCGGGGTCCCGGGTGCGGGGTCAGATGAAGACTGCTAGGCGCGCAGCTCGGCGCCGAGGCGCTCCTTGGCCAGCGCGGCGGCGGCCAGGCGGGCCTCGTTGGCCTCCTCGTCGGTCAGCGTGCGGTCGGCGGCGCGGAAGTGCAGCGAGAACGCCAGCGACTTCAGCCCCTCCCCCAGGCGCTCGCCGCGGAAGACGTCGAAGAGCACGGCCTCCTCGAGCAGCGGGCCGGCGCCCTCGACGATGACGCGGCGGA includes these proteins:
- the argJ gene encoding bifunctional glutamate N-acetyltransferase/amino-acid acetyltransferase ArgJ, yielding MDLTVTRDGHVTSPAGFSAAAVTAGIKPSGNPDMAIVVNTAGSAAAALFTRNKVVAAPVKVTRAAVADGTLRAVVYNSGNANACNGVAGDRDAEEIQSRAAAALDLDAAEVGVCSTGLIGEPMPMAEVRSGVDALAAGLGEDAEHGAAAAGAILTTDTCSKEVLVSGDGWSVAGMAKGVGMMAPSLATMLVCLTTDADVPAARLDAALRAAAEVTFDTLDVDGSTSTNDTVVAMASGASGVTPDAETFDAAVLAACRDLAAQLQADAEGVTKRVAITVTGAVDDGQARTAARVIGRDNLVKCAMFGSDPNWGRVLAAVGMAPVEMDPDHITVTFNGTPVCVDSAGAPGARDVDLSGADIDVQVDLGLGGHGHGTVRTTDLSHAYVEINSAYSS
- the argC gene encoding N-acetyl-gamma-glutamyl-phosphate reductase, whose protein sequence is MTVSVAIAGATGYAGGELVRLLLGHPEHLAGNLQIGALTGASSAGTPVSEALPHAPELFGRTIEPTDAEHLAGHDVVFLALPHGHSAEIAAQLPEDTVVIDCAADHRLTDAGDWAHWYGGDYSGSWPYGIPEMPGHREELAGATRIALPGCFPTGATLALLPAVAAGLVAPEVTVTSVSGVSGAGKKPVVTNLGAETMGSLRAYNTAGRHRHTPEIAQNLGEYSEEPVSVSFTPVLAPLPRGILTVASAPLAEAAAGTDTAAARAVYEEFYADEPFVTLLAEGVQPQTQWVLGANTCHVQVEVDAASGRLLATAAIDNLTKGTAGAGVQCMNLALGLPETAGLPTTAVAP
- the argB gene encoding acetylglutamate kinase, which translates into the protein MTPATDSAAGTQPSAGQAASRCAALSSADRAAVLAEALPWLQFFRDKIVVVKYGGNAMVDDALKDAFAEDMVFLRTVGAKPVVVHGGGPQISEMLTRVGLEPEFKGGFRVTTPEVMEIARMVLFGHVGRDLVGRINSHGPYAVGTSGEDAGLFSARKRLVDVGGTPTDIGLVGDIVDVDASSLMDLIDAGRIPVVSTIAPGEHGEVYNVNADTAAGALAAALGAERILVLTNVEGLYTDWPNHESLVSKILVSELRETLPKLDSGMIPKMEACLRAVESGVNAAHVIDGRVPHSVLLELLTMGGVGTMVLPDGYDAADYPDGKVFRKDDNS
- a CDS encoding acetylornithine transaminase translates to MTDTTDTTGTTLAGWDRYLMHTYPVPPVEIVDGHGATLTTADGEDLVDFLGGIAVSSLGYGNREVADALAEQAGHFTHVSNLLGSRPVVDVARGLVERFVAAGAPAEPGATRAFFCNSGTEANEAALKLARKTGKTRVLAAHHGFHGRTMGALSITGQPAKRDIFAPLPGGAEFYPYGDLDYLRALIEMDPADTAAVILEPVQGETGVVPAPEGFLAGVRELCDEFDLLMIVDEVQTGVGRTGTFFAFEDAGVVPDVVTLAKGLGAGLPIGAVLAAGDAAELFRPGDHGTTFGGNPVACAAARVVLDTVDDDFLAQVRARGERLAAALGEVEGVASVRGRGLMRAAVLERDVAKRTVELGRTHGVVLNAPGADVLRFVPPLVVTDAEIDAGVEATAAALAAALAAAVAEAGDGGASGGPDQKN
- the argF gene encoding ornithine carbamoyltransferase, with product MTQNSTETPAVRHFLADDDLTPAEQAEVLELAAALKAEPYSKQTFAGPQSVAVLFDKTSTRTRFSFDAGVAQLGGHAIVVETKNAQIGKGETLQDTAAVLSRFVSAIVWRTYAQQNLVDMAETSRVPIVNALTDDLHPCQILADLQTCVEKLCPGQGPAGLKGRRAVYLGDGANNMANSYLIGFATAGMDITVCAPEGFHPAEEFVARAEKRAAETGATVAVTADTGCVAGADVVITDTWVSMGQENDGLNREEIFVDYRVTEELMATAADDAIFLHCLPAYRGKEVTSGVIDGPRSVVFDEAENRLHAQKALLVWLLEHQPAAGERA
- a CDS encoding argininosuccinate synthase, which gives rise to MKNRVVLAYSGGLDTSVAIPYLGKMLDADVVAVSLDLGQGGEDMDSVRQRALDCGAVEAVVVDAKDEFAEDYCLPTVKANGMYMKQYPLVSAISRPLIVNHLVQAAKEHGGTHVAHGCTGKGNDQVRFEVGFMDTAPELEIVAPARDYAWTRDKAIAFAEEVKLPIEQSEKSPFSIDQNVWGRAVETGFLEDLWNPPTKDLYSYTEDPSLSAAPDELIISFEAGRPVAIDGRKVTMLQAIEELNRRAGAQGIGRLDMVEDRLVGIKSREVYEAPGAIALITAHEALEDVTLERELARYKRLVEARWSEEVYDGLWFGPLKRSLDAFIESTQEHVTGDIRMVLHAGKITVNGRRSSHSLYDFNLATYDTGDTFDQTLAKGFVQLHGLSSKIANRRDREAR
- a CDS encoding Trm112 family protein gives rise to the protein MSLDPKLLDVLVCPKDKGPLVYLDKEQRLVNERLGIAYRIDEGIPVLLVDEAEAWPPDTAGE
- the argH gene encoding argininosuccinate lyase; translated protein: MPAKHGTNQGALWGGRFSGGPAEAMSALSVSTHFDWVLAPYDVLASKAHARVLHNAGLLTDDDFATMLDGLDRLGRDVADGTFGPEPTDEDVHGAMERGLIDRVGPEVGGRLRAGRSRNDQVATLFRMWLRDAVRDVAVQVTDLVAALSGQAKAHPDVIMPGKTHFQAAQPILLAHSLLAHAQPLLRDLDRIRDLDDRLAVSPYGSGALAGSSLHLDPDAIAEELGFASAAENSLDATASRDFATEAAFVLAQIAVDMSRLAEEIIAWSTPEFGYVTLADEWSTGSSIMPQKKNPDVPELTRGKTGRLIGDLTGLMATCKAQPLAYNRDLQEDKEPVIDAVAQLNLLLPAMTGLVGTLTFHEDRMRELAPRGFTLATDLAEWMVRQGVPFREAHEASGQCVRIAESRGVDLVDLTDEELAGVDPRLTPEVREVLTIDGAVASRSTHGGTAGVRVAEQRERVDAANAEARSWAETPVIPAGK
- a CDS encoding arginine repressor; translated protein: MSTPVTRTARQARILDILGRTRVHSQVQLSELLLDEGIDITQATLSRDLDELGARKVRPPEGGRAHYAVGGTADGAAVGPAGPRQKLRRMLDELVAGVDHSGQTAVLRTPPGAAQYLASFIDRVGMPEVVGCIAGDDTVFVLAREPVTGAELGDLLAGGADGRR